From one Streptomyces sp. N50 genomic stretch:
- a CDS encoding NUDIX domain-containing protein, which yields MATPDFIRTIRASAGHQLLWLPGVSAVVFDDAGRVLLGKRADNHEWALPSGIPEPGEQPAVCAVREVFEETAVECVAERVVMVKAGGPISYPNGDACQFMDITLQCRAVGGEAAVNDDESLEVGWFELDALPELSDHQLFRIKQTLADAPTWFDTTSTD from the coding sequence ATGGCTACTCCTGATTTCATCCGTACGATCCGGGCCTCCGCGGGGCATCAACTGCTCTGGCTTCCCGGGGTCAGCGCCGTCGTCTTCGACGACGCGGGTCGCGTCCTGCTGGGCAAGCGGGCGGACAACCACGAGTGGGCGTTGCCCTCCGGCATCCCCGAGCCCGGTGAGCAGCCCGCGGTCTGCGCGGTGCGCGAGGTGTTCGAGGAGACGGCCGTCGAGTGCGTCGCGGAACGGGTCGTCATGGTGAAGGCCGGGGGACCGATCAGCTATCCCAACGGTGATGCCTGCCAGTTCATGGACATCACGCTGCAGTGCCGGGCCGTCGGTGGTGAGGCGGCGGTGAACGACGACGAGTCGCTGGAGGTCGGCTGGTTCGAGCTGGACGCGCTGCCCGAGCTCAGCGATCACCAGCTGTTCCGGATCAAGCAGACCCTGGCCGACGCACCCACATGGTTTGACACCACGAGTACCGACTGA